A genomic segment from uncultured Methanobrevibacter sp. encodes:
- a CDS encoding lipopolysaccharide assembly protein LapB, which produces MKRTHFNYVIGMSYYELNRPYDSLKYLINSDRLYPTADKKTAIAKNYIEILKFELAHKYLEEALKIDEMDKTSLFLITETSYYLGNYYLAIEYANKLLSNYQYDKAFHVLGAIYFDLGDNQNAFESIKVGTHVMLQNWDYSKGPYKEYIMEIAKRLSKAGYAERAENIYNKLQSKHPDYYTIYLERAKHYKRVGKKELAEKDFEKYNEYMMEEEREWREFLKEIGEDEDDG; this is translated from the coding sequence TTGAAAAGGACCCATTTCAATTATGTCATAGGGATGTCATACTATGAATTGAACAGGCCTTACGACTCATTGAAATACCTCATTAACTCAGACAGACTCTATCCTACAGCGGATAAGAAAACTGCAATAGCTAAAAACTATATTGAAATACTAAAGTTCGAACTAGCTCATAAATACCTGGAAGAAGCATTGAAAATCGATGAAATGGACAAAACAAGCTTATTTTTAATCACCGAAACTTCCTATTATTTAGGAAACTATTATCTGGCAATCGAATATGCAAACAAGCTATTGAGTAACTACCAATATGACAAGGCATTCCATGTCCTTGGAGCAATCTATTTCGACTTGGGAGACAATCAAAATGCATTTGAATCCATAAAGGTTGGAACACATGTTATGCTTCAGAATTGGGATTACAGTAAAGGACCATATAAAGAATACATTATGGAAATTGCCAAAAGGCTATCCAAGGCAGGATATGCAGAAAGAGCTGAAAACATCTATAATAAACTACAATCAAAACATCCGGATTATTATACAATATACCTGGAACGTGCTAAGCATTATAAAAGAGTTGGAAAAAAAGAACTTGCTGAAAAGGACTTTGAAAAGTACAATGAATACATGATGGAAGAGGAAAGGGAATGGAGAGAATTCCTAAAAGAAATAGGGGAAGATGAAGATGATGGATAA
- a CDS encoding DUF262 domain-containing protein: MNNGVVFNNTTYELGNLVADVDSGIIALPDLQRPFVWKDTQIRDLIDSLYKGMPTGLIILWKIGDGDGYKPKPIGKDKVTTPNRLVIDGQQRLTSLFAVFTGKSVLNKNYQWRNPHIAFNPITEEIQVLNSSIQKDPEWIDDITEIFNTGLFTLVSAYRNKINEKKPDMEFNEEKIGGRLERMKNIQKYSISVLELSSDLDPEEVSEIFVRINSKGKILNQSDFILTLMSVYWDKGREAIEEFVKGCKTPSEGDASPYNTIKAQPESEHLLRPTVALSFLRGRLRYAYLILKGRNLENKTTSKEERDKNFEIFKKAQEQTLNIKNWHDFVNIIESIGFINYDLLISSKFAFYACYGLYLIGKEKFKVPYNELNRIIQKWFIFSQLTQRYTSSPESIYEQDLSNFRSEDADFIGILNRIMNSELTEDYWNITLPERLISSINNYAGKVYTVSKIYSGENMLFSKAILRDHLNPLTKAPKKSVDVHHIFPKNYLIKNGIKDKRDYNQQANMIYIEYKDNIKISDKSPEEYWTLMVDSLGDADKEDLLNNYTEKYDLPHDFWNMDYFDFLEARRKLMAKSIREYFEKI; this comes from the coding sequence ATGAATAATGGAGTAGTTTTTAACAATACAACTTATGAACTCGGTAATTTAGTAGCAGACGTGGATTCTGGAATTATCGCACTTCCAGACTTACAAAGACCATTTGTATGGAAAGATACACAAATAAGAGACTTAATTGATTCATTATACAAAGGCATGCCAACAGGTTTAATCATCCTTTGGAAAATTGGAGATGGTGATGGTTATAAACCTAAGCCAATAGGTAAAGATAAGGTTACAACCCCAAATAGACTTGTAATCGATGGCCAACAAAGATTAACTTCTCTTTTTGCTGTTTTTACAGGAAAATCAGTGTTAAACAAAAATTACCAATGGAGAAATCCACACATAGCCTTCAATCCTATCACTGAAGAAATTCAAGTATTAAACTCAAGTATTCAAAAAGATCCAGAATGGATTGATGATATAACTGAAATATTCAATACTGGTTTATTTACACTTGTCAGTGCCTACCGCAATAAAATTAATGAAAAGAAACCAGATATGGAATTCAATGAAGAAAAAATTGGTGGAAGACTCGAAAGAATGAAAAATATACAGAAATATTCCATTTCTGTACTCGAATTATCATCTGATTTGGATCCTGAAGAAGTTTCTGAAATATTTGTAAGAATAAACAGTAAAGGAAAAATATTAAACCAATCCGATTTTATTTTAACTTTAATGTCTGTATACTGGGATAAAGGAAGAGAAGCAATTGAGGAATTTGTAAAAGGGTGTAAAACACCTAGTGAAGGTGATGCTTCTCCATATAATACAATTAAAGCTCAACCAGAATCTGAACATCTATTAAGGCCAACTGTTGCTTTATCATTTTTAAGAGGACGTTTAAGATATGCTTATTTAATCTTAAAAGGTAGAAACTTAGAAAATAAGACAACCAGTAAGGAAGAACGTGACAAAAACTTTGAAATATTTAAAAAAGCCCAAGAGCAAACATTAAACATTAAAAATTGGCATGATTTTGTAAATATAATTGAATCAATCGGATTTATTAACTATGATTTGCTAATCAGTTCTAAATTTGCATTTTATGCATGCTATGGATTATATTTAATTGGTAAAGAAAAATTCAAAGTGCCCTATAATGAATTAAATAGAATTATTCAAAAATGGTTTATATTCTCTCAATTAACTCAAAGATACACTTCTTCACCTGAATCCATTTATGAACAAGATTTATCTAATTTCAGAAGTGAAGATGCTGATTTTATTGGAATATTAAATAGGATAATGAATAGCGAATTAACTGAAGACTATTGGAATATCACTTTGCCTGAAAGATTAATTTCATCAATAAACAACTATGCAGGAAAAGTATATACAGTTTCTAAAATATATTCTGGAGAGAATATGCTTTTTTCAAAAGCAATTCTAAGAGATCATTTAAATCCATTAACTAAAGCACCTAAGAAATCTGTAGATGTTCATCATATCTTCCCTAAAAATTATTTAATTAAGAATGGAATTAAAGATAAAAGAGATTATAATCAACAAGCGAATATGATTTATATTGAATATAAAGACAATATTAAAATCAGCGATAAATCTCCAGAAGAATATTGGACACTGATGGTTGATTCTTTAGGTGATGCAGATAAAGAGGATTTATTAAATAATTACACTGAAAAATACGATTTACCTCATGATTTCTGGAATATGGATTATTTTGACTTTTTAGAAGCTCGTAGGAAATTGATGGCAAAAAGTATCAGAGAATATTTTGAAAAAATATAA
- a CDS encoding AAA family ATPase, which translates to MTKLQFDDIEIRSFRGIKQYTLNFDKKSLVFCGANGTGKSSFVNAIEYLFTGKVGSLSGMGDVDHDKSLIHMGDKASDVLVRAHIGDYTIERSFKNGLKYDKELKDLKDDFKNGSFILNRKKLLKFIESTPRKRYDTITNLISYEKYDKIEEKLRWVNNSLIKQVKNKKAELENNTNEIRSIYNCDIDDIYDEINFVLEKNNLDTITKDTFLKDFVKKFSENNKLIEGIDEDISNINDKYMKLLDDYENISLNEFKSANSLLSLLKKSGEYIQSEKVDECPICHGKIENEKLMADIKNRIMDIEARNNELNNWKYEVKSLINELKDLDYNLKEFDLRDFIKDLEDFSNFNKKISEMDKNMLPNIKVKIELIKEKQSTSNEELDDALEVIFKLIDREKIEGELEKIKKEAKIAEISYKTFTDMKKESIKHILEEISEYFDTFYRFIHGNDDIKNPGINVKSSNSLKLGVQFDKDYSDPRTFSSEGHIDTMGLCIFLAFVKRFNKYQFMMLDDIISTVDLEHKEQVIRLLFEEFGDYTFVITTHNKLWFEQLARITSAHKKGNDFKFVEIKKWDKKEGPKLSESMTTKQIIANYIDNGDSFAAGNSIRRYLEDVLYDICLTNAIRLPLKKHYTVDDYYKQLKLFKNELFKGNANFKDYYDNVFEELDSTAYMGNLLSHKNEANYDLSIGEIEKFKDAVYNFENAFKCYDHPTKCIKFNKDKKMGMCIQNKCNYIMYIKKQA; encoded by the coding sequence ATGACTAAACTGCAATTTGATGATATAGAAATACGCTCCTTTAGAGGCATCAAACAATATACTTTGAACTTTGACAAAAAGTCTTTAGTGTTCTGTGGGGCTAACGGTACTGGGAAAAGTTCATTTGTAAATGCTATCGAATACCTATTTACAGGAAAGGTCGGAAGCCTTAGTGGGATGGGTGATGTGGATCACGACAAATCCCTTATTCATATGGGGGATAAGGCAAGTGATGTGCTTGTCAGAGCACATATTGGAGATTATACAATCGAAAGATCTTTCAAAAATGGTTTAAAATATGATAAGGAACTTAAGGACTTGAAGGATGATTTCAAAAACGGTTCATTCATCTTAAATAGAAAAAAACTATTGAAATTCATTGAATCAACTCCTAGAAAACGTTACGATACAATTACAAATCTCATATCATATGAAAAATATGATAAAATTGAAGAGAAACTCAGATGGGTAAATAACAGCCTAATCAAGCAAGTGAAAAATAAAAAGGCGGAACTAGAAAATAACACAAATGAAATCAGAAGCATCTACAACTGTGACATAGATGACATTTATGATGAAATTAATTTTGTTTTGGAAAAGAATAATCTTGATACCATCACAAAAGACACTTTTCTAAAGGATTTTGTAAAGAAATTCTCAGAAAACAATAAACTTATTGAGGGGATAGATGAAGACATCTCTAATATAAACGATAAATACATGAAATTATTGGATGACTATGAAAACATCTCATTGAATGAATTCAAATCTGCAAATTCATTATTGTCCTTATTGAAAAAATCCGGAGAATACATTCAAAGCGAGAAAGTGGATGAATGTCCAATTTGCCATGGCAAAATAGAAAATGAAAAGTTAATGGCAGATATAAAAAATAGGATAATGGATATAGAAGCAAGGAATAATGAATTAAACAACTGGAAATACGAAGTTAAATCATTAATCAATGAATTGAAAGATCTTGATTACAACTTGAAAGAATTCGATTTAAGAGATTTCATTAAGGATTTGGAGGATTTTTCAAACTTCAATAAAAAGATTAGTGAAATGGATAAGAACATGCTTCCAAACATTAAAGTGAAAATTGAATTGATTAAAGAAAAGCAAAGCACTAGCAATGAGGAATTAGATGATGCATTGGAAGTTATCTTTAAGCTAATTGATAGAGAAAAGATTGAAGGAGAACTTGAAAAGATAAAAAAAGAAGCTAAAATTGCAGAAATAAGCTATAAGACTTTCACTGATATGAAAAAGGAATCCATAAAACACATTTTAGAGGAAATCAGTGAATACTTTGATACATTCTATAGGTTCATACATGGCAATGATGACATAAAAAATCCTGGAATAAATGTAAAAAGTTCCAATAGTCTAAAATTGGGAGTTCAATTTGACAAAGATTATTCTGACCCTAGAACATTCTCTAGTGAAGGGCATATTGACACTATGGGATTATGTATATTCCTGGCTTTTGTTAAAAGATTCAATAAATATCAATTCATGATGTTAGATGATATTATCTCAACAGTTGATTTGGAACATAAGGAACAAGTCATTAGATTATTATTTGAAGAGTTTGGAGATTACACATTTGTTATAACAACCCATAATAAATTATGGTTTGAACAGTTAGCCAGAATTACAAGTGCACATAAGAAAGGAAATGATTTCAAATTCGTGGAAATCAAGAAATGGGATAAGAAAGAAGGGCCAAAACTTTCAGAAAGCATGACCACAAAGCAAATCATTGCCAACTATATTGATAATGGTGACAGCTTTGCTGCAGGAAATTCAATAAGACGCTATTTAGAAGATGTATTATATGATATATGCTTAACAAATGCAATTAGATTACCTCTGAAAAAGCATTATACTGTAGATGATTATTACAAACAACTTAAATTATTTAAAAATGAGTTGTTCAAAGGCAATGCTAATTTTAAAGATTATTATGATAATGTCTTTGAGGAATTGGACAGCACTGCTTATATGGGTAATCTATTATCCCATAAGAACGAAGCGAATTACGATTTAAGCATAGGGGAAATCGAAAAGTTCAAAGATGCAGTCTATAATTTTGAAAACGCATTCAAATGTTATGATCATCCTACTAAATGCATCAAATTCAATAAGGATAAGAAAATGGGAATGTGCATACAAAATAAATGCAATTATATAATGTATATTAAAAAACAAGCGTGA
- a CDS encoding AAA family ATPase has protein sequence MSNFKFKINNVGSINHADMDIGRINVIGGKNCTGKSTTSNLLYCFLRAISSENDSTIKELLDSEFDITGPQENKDYAYIYCDDEFSYTIDFKNYKFDKEGELDISKVFYFDSFSLFDNKSGGTYFLEHVKSLEAALEITEDINDEELEVEKLIKEILGGEIKKENGELFFVRENGFKSHMKNTSSGVKQVAIIQTLLNNKELEPNSFLIMDEPEVNLHPEWQIKFAKILVLLVKELDLSIYIASHSPFFIEAIELYSQYYDLIDESFFYLTQKAEGYQYDIVSVDSNNLEAIYRNLGQPYDILDEIKMDLMFKKLDGD, from the coding sequence ATGTCTAATTTTAAATTTAAAATCAATAATGTAGGTTCAATCAATCATGCGGATATGGACATAGGAAGAATCAATGTCATAGGTGGTAAGAACTGTACTGGAAAGTCTACCACAAGCAATTTGTTATACTGTTTCTTAAGGGCCATTTCATCAGAGAATGACTCTACAATAAAGGAATTGCTTGATAGTGAATTCGATATAACAGGTCCTCAGGAAAACAAGGATTACGCTTACATATACTGTGATGATGAGTTTTCATACACTATTGATTTCAAGAACTATAAGTTTGATAAAGAAGGAGAATTAGATATAAGTAAAGTCTTTTACTTTGATTCATTCTCCTTATTTGACAATAAGTCTGGTGGAACCTACTTTTTAGAGCATGTTAAAAGCTTGGAAGCTGCTTTGGAAATAACTGAAGACATTAACGATGAAGAGCTGGAAGTTGAAAAGCTCATTAAGGAAATTCTCGGTGGAGAGATTAAGAAGGAAAACGGCGAATTGTTCTTCGTTAGGGAAAACGGATTCAAATCACATATGAAAAACACATCTTCAGGAGTTAAGCAGGTAGCAATCATTCAAACACTTCTAAACAACAAGGAACTTGAACCTAATTCTTTCCTTATCATGGATGAGCCTGAAGTCAATCTTCACCCAGAATGGCAGATCAAGTTTGCAAAGATTCTTGTTTTGCTTGTAAAGGAGCTTGACTTAAGCATTTACATCGCTTCACACAGTCCTTTCTTTATTGAAGCTATTGAATTATATTCCCAATACTATGACTTGATTGATGAGAGCTTCTTCTATCTGACTCAAAAAGCAGAAGGGTATCAGTATGACATTGTTTCTGTTGACTCCAATAATCTTGAAGCAATCTACAGAAACCTGGGACAACCATATGATATCCTTGATGAAATCAAGATGGACTTGATGTTCAAGAAACTAGATGGTGATTAG
- a CDS encoding lipopolysaccharide assembly protein LapB: MSSKLDKLIASYNSVECEFNVDKSIEVCKEILKINPNLIEYQENLACDYYENKEYEKSIELFNKCMENGGVSDSGFLMIALTYIKMNEIAKALEILKETKNNERYLLNHLIVYRELEEYENAIEYGEKVLDLNPENTLALFHMSEIYDEIDDSERSMFYYNELANVVPSMKSAVLIRLYSLGKYDELIESFEEQKQKGIFEKDPFQLCHRDVIL, encoded by the coding sequence ATGTCAAGTAAACTTGACAAACTAATAGCATCCTACAACTCTGTGGAATGTGAATTCAATGTAGACAAATCCATAGAAGTCTGTAAGGAAATACTGAAAATCAATCCTAATCTAATCGAATATCAGGAAAACCTGGCTTGCGATTATTACGAAAATAAGGAATATGAAAAATCAATCGAACTTTTTAACAAATGTATGGAAAATGGCGGAGTGAGTGACAGCGGTTTTCTTATGATAGCGCTTACCTATATAAAAATGAATGAAATAGCTAAGGCATTGGAAATCTTAAAGGAAACCAAGAATAATGAAAGATACCTTTTGAATCATTTGATTGTATACAGGGAACTTGAAGAATACGAAAATGCAATCGAATACGGAGAAAAAGTGCTGGACTTGAATCCTGAAAACACATTGGCATTGTTTCACATGTCAGAAATCTATGATGAAATTGATGACAGCGAACGTTCCATGTTCTATTACAATGAGCTTGCCAATGTAGTTCCATCAATGAAGTCTGCTGTACTGATTCGCTTATACTCTCTTGGCAAATACGATGAGCTAATCGAGTCCTTTGAAGAGCAAAAACAAAAGGGAATCTTTGAAAAGGACCCATTTCAATTATGTCATAGGGATGTCATACTATGA
- a CDS encoding DNA-processing protein DprA: protein MNKFKELLFLSNIKRVGKGTINDKYLELVKNSENFNDLISNKVITSKYSKEKIVDAIAKTEPIYEEVINNPEITVITPFDQEYPDKLNDMGNKKPIFLYVKGNVEALSKPNMAVIGTRKPSENSQIFEKELVKAVLDQSDRAIISGLALGCDKIAHETTVMENKVTIAILPSGFNNIAPASHKKLAEEIIENGGCLVSEYAPNIKANKGYYVDRDQIVAAFSDINFVIQCGEKSGTMHTVNATINYKNSDSDYHRDLYVYLPNELSKENYINDNPIGDYSGNVKILNDGNGTRVSDIEEFCEELAILDSSPNIKKSSKPKSTKKSKQTTLF from the coding sequence ATGAATAAATTTAAGGAATTGCTTTTTTTAAGCAATATTAAACGTGTAGGAAAAGGCACAATCAATGATAAATATTTGGAATTAGTAAAGAATTCAGAAAATTTTAACGATTTAATTTCCAATAAAGTAATCACTTCCAAATACTCAAAAGAGAAAATAGTAGATGCCATTGCAAAGACTGAACCTATATATGAAGAAGTAATAAACAATCCTGAAATAACTGTAATAACCCCATTCGATCAAGAATACCCTGATAAATTAAATGATATGGGAAATAAAAAACCAATATTCTTATATGTGAAAGGAAATGTGGAAGCATTATCCAAACCTAATATGGCAGTTATTGGAACAAGAAAACCTTCTGAAAACAGCCAAATTTTTGAAAAAGAACTTGTTAAAGCAGTTTTAGACCAATCAGATAGAGCAATCATAAGTGGTCTTGCATTAGGTTGTGATAAGATAGCTCATGAAACAACTGTTATGGAAAATAAAGTCACCATAGCAATATTGCCAAGTGGATTCAATAATATTGCACCAGCTTCACATAAAAAATTAGCAGAAGAAATCATAGAAAATGGAGGTTGTTTGGTTTCAGAATATGCACCAAATATAAAAGCCAACAAAGGTTATTATGTAGATAGGGATCAAATAGTTGCTGCATTTTCAGATATCAACTTTGTTATCCAATGTGGAGAAAAAAGCGGAACAATGCATACTGTAAATGCCACTATAAACTACAAAAACAGTGATAGTGATTATCATAGAGATTTATACGTTTATCTTCCAAATGAATTATCAAAAGAAAATTATATTAATGATAATCCTATTGGTGATTATAGTGGTAATGTTAAGATATTAAATGATGGAAATGGAACTAGAGTTAGCGATATTGAAGAGTTTTGTGAAGAATTAGCTATCTTGGATTCCAGTCCCAATATTAAAAAAAGTTCTAAACCTAAATCTACGAAAAAATCTAAGCAAACAACTTTATTTTAA
- a CDS encoding TIGR02710 family CRISPR-associated CARF protein, which translates to MRRKIKTLFMTVGTGVNPNSDEESYQRLAKVLYNSINKISPDYIVFFASEISMNTIDYVKELFEADDDVFIEGEDYEIAILNDIDSFNDCFEAFERMVWKFNILSEDKHEIIMDYTSGTKTMSAAMACCGMFYSVDLISVTGDRKNGTVSLGTETIKYQNLYKVYDKFSLMRVRNYFNANRFYTASEILEKIVDESIHTEDLMNLSNAYYAWDNMDFDVAYDFLTKVDLNLLELNEIKNDIKINLKALGTIVRSQHENLKNCYILASLINNSIRRAEEYKYDDAIARLYRAFELIAQIRLASYGLTSSDIDVNILLEKKVSQEFIDALEKTRDEGKIKIGLIKDYELLAELDDELGKYFAENRHSINNITIKRNNSILAHGLESLDKEDFDQFEELVENLARKLDKDMDKFLKETKFAKFDLKVKMNEI; encoded by the coding sequence ATGAGAAGGAAAATAAAGACTCTATTTATGACAGTGGGAACAGGAGTTAATCCAAATTCAGATGAGGAGAGCTATCAAAGATTGGCTAAGGTATTATACAATTCAATTAACAAGATCTCTCCAGACTATATAGTGTTCTTTGCCTCAGAAATATCAATGAATACAATCGATTATGTTAAGGAACTCTTTGAGGCTGATGATGATGTATTCATTGAAGGTGAAGACTATGAAATTGCTATTTTAAATGATATAGACAGTTTCAATGACTGCTTTGAAGCATTTGAAAGAATGGTATGGAAATTCAACATCTTATCCGAAGACAAGCATGAAATTATCATGGATTACACTTCCGGAACCAAAACCATGTCCGCTGCAATGGCTTGCTGCGGAATGTTCTATTCAGTGGACCTTATCAGTGTTACTGGAGACAGGAAGAATGGAACAGTATCCCTTGGTACAGAAACAATAAAGTATCAAAACCTCTATAAGGTCTATGACAAGTTTTCACTAATGAGAGTCAGGAATTACTTCAATGCAAACAGATTTTACACTGCAAGTGAAATATTGGAAAAAATAGTTGATGAAAGCATTCACACAGAGGACCTTATGAATCTTTCCAATGCATATTATGCATGGGACAATATGGACTTTGATGTCGCTTACGATTTTCTCACTAAAGTTGACCTGAATCTCTTAGAGCTTAATGAAATCAAGAATGATATCAAGATTAACCTTAAGGCATTAGGCACTATAGTAAGGTCTCAACACGAGAATCTCAAGAACTGCTATATTCTTGCAAGCTTGATTAATAATTCAATAAGAAGGGCAGAGGAATATAAGTATGATGATGCCATCGCTCGATTATATAGGGCATTTGAATTGATTGCACAAATTAGGCTTGCTTCTTATGGATTAACAAGTTCAGATATTGATGTTAATATACTTTTAGAGAAAAAAGTCAGCCAGGAATTCATTGATGCACTTGAAAAAACAAGGGATGAAGGCAAAATAAAAATAGGATTGATCAAGGATTATGAGCTATTGGCAGAATTGGATGATGAATTGGGAAAGTACTTTGCAGAAAATAGGCATAGCATCAACAATATAACCATTAAAAGAAATAATTCAATCTTGGCTCATGGACTTGAATCATTGGACAAGGAGGATTTCGATCAATTTGAAGAGCTTGTTGAAAACCTTGCCCGCAAGCTGGATAAGGATATGGACAAGTTCCTCAAAGAGACCAAATTCGCTAAATTTGATTTGAAAGTAAAGATGAATGAGATTTAG
- a CDS encoding MFS transporter, which translates to MGIVNRLGLEKSVILLAAVVSFVTAFLANISVALPLIARELSMSNIVQNWVATIFLLAIAALSIPLGKYTSKYGLKRSLFIGIIVTMVGVIISCFSFTSELLLFSRVVQGIGTAFINVASMALIVSAVPPETRGQALGLNIAGVYIGLSSAPVIGGIVIYYLGWQSIFYVMLPFLIFSAYLCHSLDDEWTMYDGVIDKLGSIVYMIGILLFVYGFTVINTGLGKILLIVGLALLICFAYIELRVNNPVFEVRLFKNARFSSSNLASLISYLATFVITYIVTYHFQYIMGLDSQISGLLLIVTPVMMAILAPISGRISDKIDPQKLAAIGMGFVTVAILILCFLNESTPLYLIIIAMFLQGIGYGMFSTPNTNAIMSSVPKEETGTASASLAAMRVIGQTLSIGLLTVIFAYIMGNVPIVPEYYPLLMESSRISCIISAILCVIAVCASLVGLRSDVEYET; encoded by the coding sequence GTGGGTATTGTCAATAGATTAGGTTTGGAAAAATCAGTTATTCTGCTTGCTGCAGTTGTTTCATTTGTCACTGCTTTTCTAGCAAACATTTCAGTTGCCCTTCCTCTTATTGCTCGTGAGCTTTCAATGAGCAATATAGTTCAGAATTGGGTTGCTACCATATTTTTGCTTGCAATTGCTGCATTATCAATACCTTTAGGAAAATATACAAGCAAGTACGGCCTTAAAAGGTCATTATTCATTGGAATCATAGTCACTATGGTGGGAGTGATCATATCATGCTTCTCATTTACCAGTGAACTACTATTGTTTTCAAGGGTCGTTCAGGGAATAGGAACTGCATTCATCAATGTGGCTTCAATGGCATTAATCGTTTCAGCTGTTCCTCCAGAAACCCGTGGACAAGCATTGGGATTGAATATTGCTGGAGTTTATATAGGTTTATCATCCGCTCCAGTTATCGGTGGAATTGTAATCTATTACCTTGGATGGCAAAGTATCTTCTATGTAATGCTTCCTTTCCTTATATTTTCAGCTTATCTATGCCACAGTCTTGATGACGAATGGACAATGTATGATGGTGTTATAGATAAATTAGGATCAATTGTCTATATGATTGGAATCCTGCTATTTGTTTATGGATTCACTGTAATAAATACTGGCTTAGGTAAGATATTATTAATAGTTGGTTTGGCCTTACTGATTTGCTTTGCGTATATTGAATTGAGGGTCAATAATCCTGTATTCGAAGTGAGATTGTTTAAGAATGCAAGGTTCTCCTCTTCAAATTTAGCATCCTTGATAAGTTATTTGGCAACTTTCGTAATCACATACATAGTAACCTATCATTTTCAATACATTATGGGCTTAGACTCCCAAATATCAGGTCTACTTCTAATCGTAACACCAGTCATGATGGCAATATTGGCACCGATATCAGGCAGAATATCCGATAAGATAGATCCTCAAAAGCTTGCAGCTATTGGAATGGGATTTGTAACTGTAGCTATTCTGATCTTATGCTTCTTGAATGAATCAACTCCATTGTATCTCATTATAATTGCAATGTTCCTTCAGGGAATCGGTTATGGAATGTTTTCAACTCCAAATACAAATGCAATTATGAGTTCTGTGCCTAAAGAGGAAACAGGTACTGCATCTGCATCCCTTGCAGCAATGAGAGTTATCGGTCAGACTTTAAGTATTGGTCTATTGACTGTAATATTTGCATACATTATGGGAAATGTGCCTATTGTTCCTGAGTATTATCCATTGCTTATGGAAAGTTCAAGGATTTCCTGTATCATTTCAGCTATTTTATGTGTAATAGCAGTCTGTGCTTCATTGGTTGGATTAAGATCTGATGTTGAGTATGAGACTTAA